In Nocardia yunnanensis, one DNA window encodes the following:
- a CDS encoding RNA polymerase sigma factor: MVATNTRETAESADAADSADTTEARPVKKAAAKKAPAKKAAAKKVAAKKTAAKKATKATAKKTAAKKASPKKAAEPGAEGGEGDEVIDDESLELDDLDDLEIDEDDLGEDEEIVDEDEEEVAEGEAAPAAPAAGEEAEEADEPSEKDKASGDFVWDEEESEALRQARKDAELTASADSVRAYLKQIGKVALLNAEEEVELAKRIEAGLYATEKLREFADKGEKLPVQSRRDLQWIMRDGNRAKNHLLEANLRLVVSLAKRYTGRGMAFLDLIQEGNLGLIRAVEKFDYTKGYKFSTYATWWIRQAITRAMADQARTIRIPVHMVEVINKLGRIQRELLQDLGREPTPEELAKEMDITPEKVLEIQQYAREPISLDQTIGDEGDSQLGDFIEDSEAVVAVDAVSFTLLQDQLQSVLETLSEREAGVVRLRFGLTDGQPRTLDEIGQVYGVTRERIRQIESKTMSKLRHPSRSQVLRDYLD; encoded by the coding sequence GTGGTAGCCACGAATACCCGAGAGACCGCCGAATCGGCCGACGCCGCCGACTCAGCAGACACCACTGAAGCACGGCCGGTCAAGAAGGCTGCCGCCAAAAAGGCCCCGGCCAAGAAGGCCGCGGCGAAGAAGGTCGCGGCCAAGAAGACCGCCGCGAAGAAGGCCACCAAGGCGACCGCCAAGAAGACGGCGGCCAAGAAGGCCTCGCCGAAGAAGGCCGCCGAGCCCGGCGCCGAGGGTGGCGAGGGCGACGAGGTCATCGACGACGAGTCGCTGGAACTCGACGATCTCGACGACCTCGAAATCGACGAGGACGACCTCGGCGAGGACGAGGAGATCGTCGACGAGGACGAGGAGGAAGTGGCCGAGGGCGAAGCCGCTCCCGCCGCTCCCGCCGCCGGCGAGGAGGCCGAAGAGGCCGACGAGCCGTCGGAGAAGGACAAGGCCTCCGGCGACTTCGTCTGGGACGAAGAGGAATCCGAGGCGCTGCGCCAGGCTCGCAAGGACGCCGAGCTCACCGCCTCCGCCGACTCGGTCCGCGCGTACCTGAAGCAGATCGGCAAGGTCGCGCTGCTCAACGCCGAGGAGGAGGTCGAGCTCGCCAAGCGCATCGAGGCCGGCCTCTACGCCACGGAGAAGCTGCGCGAGTTCGCCGACAAGGGCGAGAAGCTGCCCGTGCAGTCGCGCCGCGACCTGCAGTGGATCATGCGCGACGGCAACCGCGCCAAGAACCACCTGCTGGAAGCCAACCTGCGACTGGTCGTTTCGCTCGCCAAGCGCTACACCGGCCGCGGCATGGCGTTCCTGGACCTCATCCAGGAAGGCAACCTCGGTCTGATCCGCGCGGTCGAGAAGTTCGACTACACCAAGGGTTACAAGTTCTCGACCTACGCGACATGGTGGATCCGCCAGGCCATCACCCGCGCCATGGCCGACCAGGCCCGCACCATCCGCATCCCCGTGCACATGGTCGAGGTCATCAACAAGCTCGGCCGCATCCAGCGCGAACTCCTCCAGGACCTGGGCCGCGAGCCCACCCCCGAAGAGCTCGCCAAGGAAATGGACATCACGCCGGAAAAGGTGCTGGAAATCCAGCAGTACGCCCGTGAGCCCATCTCCCTGGACCAAACCATCGGCGACGAAGGCGACAGCCAACTCGGCGACTTCATCGAAGACTCCGAAGCAGTAGTCGCCGTAGACGCGGTGTCGTTCACATTGCTCCAGGACCAACTCCAGTCGGTCCTGGAAACCCTGTCCGAGCGCGAAGCCGGCGTAGTCCGCCTCCGCTTCGGCCTCACCGACGGCCAACCCCGAACCCTGGACGAAATCGGCCAGGTCTACGGCGTAACCCGAGAACGCATCCGCCAAATCGAATCCAAGACCATGTCCAAACTCCGCCACCCCAGCCGCAGCCAAGTCTTGCGCGACTATCTGGACTAG